One genomic segment of Danio rerio strain Tuebingen ecotype United States chromosome 11, GRCz12tu, whole genome shotgun sequence includes these proteins:
- the cfap92 gene encoding uncharacterized protein CFAP92 isoform X2, translating to MNSTSPDMERIEDLHLNSALHTEYEVEELNNYDPYIGMPEYSSGDDQSFTTDSSHTVSCTVSIALAIFKEHEECFTEKRKKGTKNETSNEVVEAPRAEGYYCIEYNMLPDDPEPTRVDLVMFGLAAKLYMASETKVLKPWREGNQVWVSWSQTLKLKVSKELLIKMASHKITVKVWDSKEKLSFKARNDRPKAFRLPQDRSGEDPDQMGGIKKVVCKMRAMNEENLRTRKSEITEHTEVNLEKEAASLELSFTPLLAGSTMLTDCLGFCSGGVKEGFWNVTLDQQLISEELKVELNPLVIRVLSACSLPSPPIQAKCLPVYCQYKFHNMPIHRSKGYDHSANICFRDVNVIFTGLMSHGKLVEFLRGPPIEIEVHDRDRKNEKRFTKPTVFGTDPNDARIATVDLWNTAFNLDTEHDDHPHGIAKLDLSDLLQGCRYLKLTLPIKCSASEHIEQKVINSDTAIPVGHYLEANAQLKVQVEIAYPFHSEDENDCEDCPFGRIIYVFRYNNTPILFKLTSEILQINAEAFQLHHYPEETIQRVLSGHIISTKERENKRMNVLTGFHLMDKALHLFVLEGLKDQAVKRLWSAVPMKLDGDEEEQVTVLYNSDFGFSERLYDTLDVGLSPICLFKPLETIMREPLVFIRNAVPHACLEAMKRISHIRQAKTLQEAVHSNLFPLANMVLSLNKEFGVDVGREELWLAAETQEPQDVSDHHNIRKRMYTPLDNFNRQYFQWKRNKCKNGKNFIQANIEDVYRASNDLKKSKSYVVLDTITDSQTINYHNTETNSTIRSGEQLYRELSKNSTAIGIFCPGFRSSIESNQHPKRPDDARIEELRKPWTENVLHGNKLKPTLSRSRLPWIQRYQDFELYSKPPSQFGPELPLSIHLAGESLYEEQIQAARAQHNRWLRKILLGETSTGSGRVPEFRCHMRKANLDKLQDILKDKPMKYSLRRPGMALKPIPVISVVQLSEMTGSAEEEANIPFTPGPFQNHSLSWDKNAIPRYSSQYSKFHFRDYWRPHSFLHKRSVLPFTDEEKRIHCYQKPAEAPQTPFVTDYFKLNRNITEIRTNKDVTLHVL from the exons ATGAATTCAACATCGCCTGACATGGAGAGAATTGAAGATTTGCATTTAAACTCAGCACTGCATACAGAATATGAAGTCGAAGAACTTAACAATTATGATCCATATATTGGGATGCCAGAATACAGTTCTGGGGATGATCAATCATTTACAACAGACTCAAGCCACACTGTCAGCTGTACAGTCAGCATTGCATTAGCTATCTTTAAAG AGCATGAGGAGTGTTTtacagagaaaagaaaaaaagggacAAAGAACGAGACATCCAATGAGGTAGTAGAGGCCCCCAGAGCCGAGGGCTATTATTGCATTGAGTACAACATGCTGCCTGATGACCCTGAACCAACCAGAGTAGATCTAGTGATGTTTGGATTAGCAGCTAAGCTCTACATGGCCAGTGAGACTAAG GTGCTGAAACCTTGGCGAGAAGGAAACCAGGTCTGGGTGAGCTGGTCTCAGACTTTAAAACTCAAAGTGAGTAAAGAGCTCTTAATTAAGATGGCATCCCATAAGATCACAGTGAAAGTTTGGGACAGCAAAGAAAAGTTGTCCTTTAAAGCCAGGAATGACAGACCAAAAGCCTTCAGACTACCACAGGACAGGTCCGGAGAAGATCCAGACCAAATGG GTGGCATCAAGAAGGTGGTCTGTAAGATGAGAGCTATGAATGAGGAGAACCTGAGGACAAGAAAATCAG AGATCACagaacacacagaggtcaatctGGAAAAGGAGGCCGCCTCATTGGAACTGAGTTTTACTCCTCTTCTTGCAG GGAGTACGATGCTCACTGACTGCTTGGGATTCTGCTCTGGAGGAGTGAAAGAGGGATTCTGGAATGTCACTTTGGATCAGCAACTTATATCCGAGGAGTTAAAGGTTGAACTCAATCCACTAGTCATTAGAGTTTTATCAGCATGTTCTCTGCCCTCACCTCCCATTCAG GCAAAATGTCTTCCTGTCTACTGTCAGTACAAGTTCCACAACATGCCAATTCACAGAAGCAAAGGCTACGATCATAGTGCTAATATCTGCTTCAGGGATGTGAATGTGATTTTTACTGGACTAATGAGCCATGGAAAGCTGGTTGAGTTTCTTAGAGGTCCACCAATAGAGATTGAAGTTCATGATCGGGATAGAAAGAATGAAAAACGCTTTACTAAACCAACTGTATTTGGGACAGATCCCAATGATGCCAGAATAGCTACCGTGGACCTGTGGAATACTGCTTTCAATCTAGACACTGAACATGATGATCATCCACATGGCATAGCAAAACTAGATCTTTCTGATCTCCTCCAAGGATGCAGATATTTGAAGCTGACCTTGCCTATTAAGTGTTCTGCCTCTGAGCACATTGAACAGAAAGTGATTAACTCAGATACCGCAATTCCAGTAGGTCATTATCTTGAAGCTAACGCCCAACTGAAAGTCCAGGTGGAGATAGCATATCCCTTCCATTCTGAAGATGAAAATGACTGTGAAGACTGTCCATTTGGTCGCATCATTTATGTCTTTAGGTACAATAATACTCCTATCTTATTCAAACTGACTTCTGAAATTCTGCAAATCAATGCAGAAGCCTTTCAGCTACATCATTATCCTGAAGAAACAATCCAAAGAGTCCTGTCAGGTCATATTATAAGCACCAAAGAAAGAGAAAACAAAAGGATGAATGTCCTCACTGGATTTCATCTGATGGATAAGGCTCTGCACCTTTTTGTTTTGGAAGGACTGAAGGATCAAGCAGTCAAAAGGCTGTGGAGTGCAGTGCCTATGAA GTTGGATGGAGATGAGGAGGAACAGGTGACTGTGCTGTATAACTCAGACTTCGGGTTCTCAGAGCGATTGTATGACACACTTGATGTGGGTCTGAGCCCGATTTGCCTTTTCAAGCCACTTGAGACCATTATGAGGGAGCCTCTGGTGTTTATCAGAAATGCAGTTCCTCATGCCTGTCTTGAAGCCATGAAACG tATAAGCCACATTAGGCAGGCCAAAACACTTCAAGAAGCGGTGCACAGCAATCTTTTCCCTTTAGCCAACATGGTTCTCAGTTTAAACAAGGAGTTTGGAGTGGATGTTGGGAGAGAGGAACTGTGGTTGGCTGCAGAGACCCAGGAACCTCAGGATGTATCAGATCATCATAACATAAGGAAGAGAATGTACACACCTCTAGACAACTTCAACAGACAATATTTCCAGTGGAAACGAAACAAGTGTAAAAATGGGAAAAACTTCATTCAG gcAAACATTGAAGACGTCTACAGGGCTAGTAATGACTTAAAGAAGTCAAAATCTTATGTGGTTTTGGATACCATAACTGACAGTCAGACCATCAATTACCATAATACTGAAACAAATTCTACAATTCGGAGTGGAGAACAACTCTACAGGGAACTATCAAAG AACTCCACTGCTATTGGCATCTTTTGCCCAGGTTTTAGAAGCAGCATAGAGTCAAACCAGCACCCAAAGCGGCCAGACGATGCTCGGATAGAAGAGCTAAGAAAG CCTTGGACAGAAAACGTTCTTCATGGGAACAAACTGAAGCCAACGCTTTCCAGATCTAGGCTGCCTTGGATTCAGAGATATCAGGATTTTGAACTTTACTCCAAGCCTCCGTCACAGTTTGGACCAGAGCTTCCCCTGAGCATTCATTTGGCCG GAGAGTCTCTTTATGAGGAGCAGATTCAGGCTGCACGTGCTCAGCACAACAGATGGCTAAGGAAGATATTGCTTGGTGAAACTTCAACAGGAAGTGGAAGAGTTCCCGAGTTCAGATGTCACATGAGGAAAGCCAACCTGGATAAACTACAAGACATACTGAAGGACAAACCCATGAAATATTCTCTCAGGAGGCCAGGAATGGCTTTAAAG CCCATTCCCGTTATTTCTGTGGTCCAGCTTTCTGAAATGACTGGCTCAGCAGAGGAGGAGGCCAATATTCCATTTACTCCTGGACCCTTTCAGAACCACAGTCTGAGCTGGGACAAAAACGCCATTCCAAGATACTCATCTCAGTACAGCAAATTCCACTTTAG AGATTACTGGAGGCCTCATTCATTCCTGCACAAGCGAAGTGTGTTACCGTTTACAGATGAAGAGAAAAGAATACACTGCTACCAGAAACCTGCTGAAGCCCCACAGACACCCTTTGTAACTGACTACTTCAAACTTAACAGAAACATCACAGAGATAAGAACCAACAAAGACGTCACCCTACATGTGCTATAA
- the cfap92 gene encoding uncharacterized protein CFAP92 isoform X1: protein MNSTSPDMERIEDLHLNSALHTEYEVEELNNYDPYIGMPEYSSGDDQSFTTDSSHTVSCTVSIALAIFKEHEECFTEKRKKGTKNETSNEVVEAPRAEGYYCIEYNMLPDDPEPTRVDLVMFGLAAKLYMASETKVLKPWREGNQVWVSWSQTLKLKVSKELLIKMASHKITVKVWDSKEKLSFKARNDRPKAFRLPQDRSGEDPDQMGGIKKVVCKMRAMNEENLRTRKSVSGISPTKKTLFPEITEHTEVNLEKEAASLELSFTPLLAGSTMLTDCLGFCSGGVKEGFWNVTLDQQLISEELKVELNPLVIRVLSACSLPSPPIQAKCLPVYCQYKFHNMPIHRSKGYDHSANICFRDVNVIFTGLMSHGKLVEFLRGPPIEIEVHDRDRKNEKRFTKPTVFGTDPNDARIATVDLWNTAFNLDTEHDDHPHGIAKLDLSDLLQGCRYLKLTLPIKCSASEHIEQKVINSDTAIPVGHYLEANAQLKVQVEIAYPFHSEDENDCEDCPFGRIIYVFRYNNTPILFKLTSEILQINAEAFQLHHYPEETIQRVLSGHIISTKERENKRMNVLTGFHLMDKALHLFVLEGLKDQAVKRLWSAVPMKLDGDEEEQVTVLYNSDFGFSERLYDTLDVGLSPICLFKPLETIMREPLVFIRNAVPHACLEAMKRISHIRQAKTLQEAVHSNLFPLANMVLSLNKEFGVDVGREELWLAAETQEPQDVSDHHNIRKRMYTPLDNFNRQYFQWKRNKCKNGKNFIQANIEDVYRASNDLKKSKSYVVLDTITDSQTINYHNTETNSTIRSGEQLYRELSKNSTAIGIFCPGFRSSIESNQHPKRPDDARIEELRKPWTENVLHGNKLKPTLSRSRLPWIQRYQDFELYSKPPSQFGPELPLSIHLAGESLYEEQIQAARAQHNRWLRKILLGETSTGSGRVPEFRCHMRKANLDKLQDILKDKPMKYSLRRPGMALKPIPVISVVQLSEMTGSAEEEANIPFTPGPFQNHSLSWDKNAIPRYSSQYSKFHFRDYWRPHSFLHKRSVLPFTDEEKRIHCYQKPAEAPQTPFVTDYFKLNRNITEIRTNKDVTLHVL from the exons ATGAATTCAACATCGCCTGACATGGAGAGAATTGAAGATTTGCATTTAAACTCAGCACTGCATACAGAATATGAAGTCGAAGAACTTAACAATTATGATCCATATATTGGGATGCCAGAATACAGTTCTGGGGATGATCAATCATTTACAACAGACTCAAGCCACACTGTCAGCTGTACAGTCAGCATTGCATTAGCTATCTTTAAAG AGCATGAGGAGTGTTTtacagagaaaagaaaaaaagggacAAAGAACGAGACATCCAATGAGGTAGTAGAGGCCCCCAGAGCCGAGGGCTATTATTGCATTGAGTACAACATGCTGCCTGATGACCCTGAACCAACCAGAGTAGATCTAGTGATGTTTGGATTAGCAGCTAAGCTCTACATGGCCAGTGAGACTAAG GTGCTGAAACCTTGGCGAGAAGGAAACCAGGTCTGGGTGAGCTGGTCTCAGACTTTAAAACTCAAAGTGAGTAAAGAGCTCTTAATTAAGATGGCATCCCATAAGATCACAGTGAAAGTTTGGGACAGCAAAGAAAAGTTGTCCTTTAAAGCCAGGAATGACAGACCAAAAGCCTTCAGACTACCACAGGACAGGTCCGGAGAAGATCCAGACCAAATGG GTGGCATCAAGAAGGTGGTCTGTAAGATGAGAGCTATGAATGAGGAGAACCTGAGGACAAGAAAATCAG TCTCAGGAATCTCGCCCACTAAGAAGACCCTTTTCCCAGAGATCACagaacacacagaggtcaatctGGAAAAGGAGGCCGCCTCATTGGAACTGAGTTTTACTCCTCTTCTTGCAG GGAGTACGATGCTCACTGACTGCTTGGGATTCTGCTCTGGAGGAGTGAAAGAGGGATTCTGGAATGTCACTTTGGATCAGCAACTTATATCCGAGGAGTTAAAGGTTGAACTCAATCCACTAGTCATTAGAGTTTTATCAGCATGTTCTCTGCCCTCACCTCCCATTCAG GCAAAATGTCTTCCTGTCTACTGTCAGTACAAGTTCCACAACATGCCAATTCACAGAAGCAAAGGCTACGATCATAGTGCTAATATCTGCTTCAGGGATGTGAATGTGATTTTTACTGGACTAATGAGCCATGGAAAGCTGGTTGAGTTTCTTAGAGGTCCACCAATAGAGATTGAAGTTCATGATCGGGATAGAAAGAATGAAAAACGCTTTACTAAACCAACTGTATTTGGGACAGATCCCAATGATGCCAGAATAGCTACCGTGGACCTGTGGAATACTGCTTTCAATCTAGACACTGAACATGATGATCATCCACATGGCATAGCAAAACTAGATCTTTCTGATCTCCTCCAAGGATGCAGATATTTGAAGCTGACCTTGCCTATTAAGTGTTCTGCCTCTGAGCACATTGAACAGAAAGTGATTAACTCAGATACCGCAATTCCAGTAGGTCATTATCTTGAAGCTAACGCCCAACTGAAAGTCCAGGTGGAGATAGCATATCCCTTCCATTCTGAAGATGAAAATGACTGTGAAGACTGTCCATTTGGTCGCATCATTTATGTCTTTAGGTACAATAATACTCCTATCTTATTCAAACTGACTTCTGAAATTCTGCAAATCAATGCAGAAGCCTTTCAGCTACATCATTATCCTGAAGAAACAATCCAAAGAGTCCTGTCAGGTCATATTATAAGCACCAAAGAAAGAGAAAACAAAAGGATGAATGTCCTCACTGGATTTCATCTGATGGATAAGGCTCTGCACCTTTTTGTTTTGGAAGGACTGAAGGATCAAGCAGTCAAAAGGCTGTGGAGTGCAGTGCCTATGAA GTTGGATGGAGATGAGGAGGAACAGGTGACTGTGCTGTATAACTCAGACTTCGGGTTCTCAGAGCGATTGTATGACACACTTGATGTGGGTCTGAGCCCGATTTGCCTTTTCAAGCCACTTGAGACCATTATGAGGGAGCCTCTGGTGTTTATCAGAAATGCAGTTCCTCATGCCTGTCTTGAAGCCATGAAACG tATAAGCCACATTAGGCAGGCCAAAACACTTCAAGAAGCGGTGCACAGCAATCTTTTCCCTTTAGCCAACATGGTTCTCAGTTTAAACAAGGAGTTTGGAGTGGATGTTGGGAGAGAGGAACTGTGGTTGGCTGCAGAGACCCAGGAACCTCAGGATGTATCAGATCATCATAACATAAGGAAGAGAATGTACACACCTCTAGACAACTTCAACAGACAATATTTCCAGTGGAAACGAAACAAGTGTAAAAATGGGAAAAACTTCATTCAG gcAAACATTGAAGACGTCTACAGGGCTAGTAATGACTTAAAGAAGTCAAAATCTTATGTGGTTTTGGATACCATAACTGACAGTCAGACCATCAATTACCATAATACTGAAACAAATTCTACAATTCGGAGTGGAGAACAACTCTACAGGGAACTATCAAAG AACTCCACTGCTATTGGCATCTTTTGCCCAGGTTTTAGAAGCAGCATAGAGTCAAACCAGCACCCAAAGCGGCCAGACGATGCTCGGATAGAAGAGCTAAGAAAG CCTTGGACAGAAAACGTTCTTCATGGGAACAAACTGAAGCCAACGCTTTCCAGATCTAGGCTGCCTTGGATTCAGAGATATCAGGATTTTGAACTTTACTCCAAGCCTCCGTCACAGTTTGGACCAGAGCTTCCCCTGAGCATTCATTTGGCCG GAGAGTCTCTTTATGAGGAGCAGATTCAGGCTGCACGTGCTCAGCACAACAGATGGCTAAGGAAGATATTGCTTGGTGAAACTTCAACAGGAAGTGGAAGAGTTCCCGAGTTCAGATGTCACATGAGGAAAGCCAACCTGGATAAACTACAAGACATACTGAAGGACAAACCCATGAAATATTCTCTCAGGAGGCCAGGAATGGCTTTAAAG CCCATTCCCGTTATTTCTGTGGTCCAGCTTTCTGAAATGACTGGCTCAGCAGAGGAGGAGGCCAATATTCCATTTACTCCTGGACCCTTTCAGAACCACAGTCTGAGCTGGGACAAAAACGCCATTCCAAGATACTCATCTCAGTACAGCAAATTCCACTTTAG AGATTACTGGAGGCCTCATTCATTCCTGCACAAGCGAAGTGTGTTACCGTTTACAGATGAAGAGAAAAGAATACACTGCTACCAGAAACCTGCTGAAGCCCCACAGACACCCTTTGTAACTGACTACTTCAAACTTAACAGAAACATCACAGAGATAAGAACCAACAAAGACGTCACCCTACATGTGCTATAA
- the cfap92 gene encoding uncharacterized protein CFAP92 isoform X3 has product MLPDDPEPTRVDLVMFGLAAKLYMASETKVLKPWREGNQVWVSWSQTLKLKVSKELLIKMASHKITVKVWDSKEKLSFKARNDRPKAFRLPQDRSGEDPDQMGGIKKVVCKMRAMNEENLRTRKSVSGISPTKKTLFPEITEHTEVNLEKEAASLELSFTPLLAGSTMLTDCLGFCSGGVKEGFWNVTLDQQLISEELKVELNPLVIRVLSACSLPSPPIQAKCLPVYCQYKFHNMPIHRSKGYDHSANICFRDVNVIFTGLMSHGKLVEFLRGPPIEIEVHDRDRKNEKRFTKPTVFGTDPNDARIATVDLWNTAFNLDTEHDDHPHGIAKLDLSDLLQGCRYLKLTLPIKCSASEHIEQKVINSDTAIPVGHYLEANAQLKVQVEIAYPFHSEDENDCEDCPFGRIIYVFRYNNTPILFKLTSEILQINAEAFQLHHYPEETIQRVLSGHIISTKERENKRMNVLTGFHLMDKALHLFVLEGLKDQAVKRLWSAVPMKLDGDEEEQVTVLYNSDFGFSERLYDTLDVGLSPICLFKPLETIMREPLVFIRNAVPHACLEAMKRISHIRQAKTLQEAVHSNLFPLANMVLSLNKEFGVDVGREELWLAAETQEPQDVSDHHNIRKRMYTPLDNFNRQYFQWKRNKCKNGKNFIQANIEDVYRASNDLKKSKSYVVLDTITDSQTINYHNTETNSTIRSGEQLYRELSKNSTAIGIFCPGFRSSIESNQHPKRPDDARIEELRKPWTENVLHGNKLKPTLSRSRLPWIQRYQDFELYSKPPSQFGPELPLSIHLAGESLYEEQIQAARAQHNRWLRKILLGETSTGSGRVPEFRCHMRKANLDKLQDILKDKPMKYSLRRPGMALKPIPVISVVQLSEMTGSAEEEANIPFTPGPFQNHSLSWDKNAIPRYSSQYSKFHFRDYWRPHSFLHKRSVLPFTDEEKRIHCYQKPAEAPQTPFVTDYFKLNRNITEIRTNKDVTLHVL; this is encoded by the exons ATGCTGCCTGATGACCCTGAACCAACCAGAGTAGATCTAGTGATGTTTGGATTAGCAGCTAAGCTCTACATGGCCAGTGAGACTAAG GTGCTGAAACCTTGGCGAGAAGGAAACCAGGTCTGGGTGAGCTGGTCTCAGACTTTAAAACTCAAAGTGAGTAAAGAGCTCTTAATTAAGATGGCATCCCATAAGATCACAGTGAAAGTTTGGGACAGCAAAGAAAAGTTGTCCTTTAAAGCCAGGAATGACAGACCAAAAGCCTTCAGACTACCACAGGACAGGTCCGGAGAAGATCCAGACCAAATGG GTGGCATCAAGAAGGTGGTCTGTAAGATGAGAGCTATGAATGAGGAGAACCTGAGGACAAGAAAATCAG TCTCAGGAATCTCGCCCACTAAGAAGACCCTTTTCCCAGAGATCACagaacacacagaggtcaatctGGAAAAGGAGGCCGCCTCATTGGAACTGAGTTTTACTCCTCTTCTTGCAG GGAGTACGATGCTCACTGACTGCTTGGGATTCTGCTCTGGAGGAGTGAAAGAGGGATTCTGGAATGTCACTTTGGATCAGCAACTTATATCCGAGGAGTTAAAGGTTGAACTCAATCCACTAGTCATTAGAGTTTTATCAGCATGTTCTCTGCCCTCACCTCCCATTCAG GCAAAATGTCTTCCTGTCTACTGTCAGTACAAGTTCCACAACATGCCAATTCACAGAAGCAAAGGCTACGATCATAGTGCTAATATCTGCTTCAGGGATGTGAATGTGATTTTTACTGGACTAATGAGCCATGGAAAGCTGGTTGAGTTTCTTAGAGGTCCACCAATAGAGATTGAAGTTCATGATCGGGATAGAAAGAATGAAAAACGCTTTACTAAACCAACTGTATTTGGGACAGATCCCAATGATGCCAGAATAGCTACCGTGGACCTGTGGAATACTGCTTTCAATCTAGACACTGAACATGATGATCATCCACATGGCATAGCAAAACTAGATCTTTCTGATCTCCTCCAAGGATGCAGATATTTGAAGCTGACCTTGCCTATTAAGTGTTCTGCCTCTGAGCACATTGAACAGAAAGTGATTAACTCAGATACCGCAATTCCAGTAGGTCATTATCTTGAAGCTAACGCCCAACTGAAAGTCCAGGTGGAGATAGCATATCCCTTCCATTCTGAAGATGAAAATGACTGTGAAGACTGTCCATTTGGTCGCATCATTTATGTCTTTAGGTACAATAATACTCCTATCTTATTCAAACTGACTTCTGAAATTCTGCAAATCAATGCAGAAGCCTTTCAGCTACATCATTATCCTGAAGAAACAATCCAAAGAGTCCTGTCAGGTCATATTATAAGCACCAAAGAAAGAGAAAACAAAAGGATGAATGTCCTCACTGGATTTCATCTGATGGATAAGGCTCTGCACCTTTTTGTTTTGGAAGGACTGAAGGATCAAGCAGTCAAAAGGCTGTGGAGTGCAGTGCCTATGAA GTTGGATGGAGATGAGGAGGAACAGGTGACTGTGCTGTATAACTCAGACTTCGGGTTCTCAGAGCGATTGTATGACACACTTGATGTGGGTCTGAGCCCGATTTGCCTTTTCAAGCCACTTGAGACCATTATGAGGGAGCCTCTGGTGTTTATCAGAAATGCAGTTCCTCATGCCTGTCTTGAAGCCATGAAACG tATAAGCCACATTAGGCAGGCCAAAACACTTCAAGAAGCGGTGCACAGCAATCTTTTCCCTTTAGCCAACATGGTTCTCAGTTTAAACAAGGAGTTTGGAGTGGATGTTGGGAGAGAGGAACTGTGGTTGGCTGCAGAGACCCAGGAACCTCAGGATGTATCAGATCATCATAACATAAGGAAGAGAATGTACACACCTCTAGACAACTTCAACAGACAATATTTCCAGTGGAAACGAAACAAGTGTAAAAATGGGAAAAACTTCATTCAG gcAAACATTGAAGACGTCTACAGGGCTAGTAATGACTTAAAGAAGTCAAAATCTTATGTGGTTTTGGATACCATAACTGACAGTCAGACCATCAATTACCATAATACTGAAACAAATTCTACAATTCGGAGTGGAGAACAACTCTACAGGGAACTATCAAAG AACTCCACTGCTATTGGCATCTTTTGCCCAGGTTTTAGAAGCAGCATAGAGTCAAACCAGCACCCAAAGCGGCCAGACGATGCTCGGATAGAAGAGCTAAGAAAG CCTTGGACAGAAAACGTTCTTCATGGGAACAAACTGAAGCCAACGCTTTCCAGATCTAGGCTGCCTTGGATTCAGAGATATCAGGATTTTGAACTTTACTCCAAGCCTCCGTCACAGTTTGGACCAGAGCTTCCCCTGAGCATTCATTTGGCCG GAGAGTCTCTTTATGAGGAGCAGATTCAGGCTGCACGTGCTCAGCACAACAGATGGCTAAGGAAGATATTGCTTGGTGAAACTTCAACAGGAAGTGGAAGAGTTCCCGAGTTCAGATGTCACATGAGGAAAGCCAACCTGGATAAACTACAAGACATACTGAAGGACAAACCCATGAAATATTCTCTCAGGAGGCCAGGAATGGCTTTAAAG CCCATTCCCGTTATTTCTGTGGTCCAGCTTTCTGAAATGACTGGCTCAGCAGAGGAGGAGGCCAATATTCCATTTACTCCTGGACCCTTTCAGAACCACAGTCTGAGCTGGGACAAAAACGCCATTCCAAGATACTCATCTCAGTACAGCAAATTCCACTTTAG AGATTACTGGAGGCCTCATTCATTCCTGCACAAGCGAAGTGTGTTACCGTTTACAGATGAAGAGAAAAGAATACACTGCTACCAGAAACCTGCTGAAGCCCCACAGACACCCTTTGTAACTGACTACTTCAAACTTAACAGAAACATCACAGAGATAAGAACCAACAAAGACGTCACCCTACATGTGCTATAA